GGACGCCACCATTGCGGGGTTCGTCGCGACTTTTTTTAGATTCGGCCGATCCTAACGTTTGGAATGAGATTCTACCGACAGGGATGTTTTACGGGATTACCACGAATCCTACCCTGTTGGAACGGAGCAACCAACCCTGCACGGTCGCCAATCTTCAGCGCCTGGCCAACCTCGCCTTGCGGCCACCGACTCCCGACGGCTTCGCCGTTGAAGAATTCATGTGTCAAGCCTGGGGAGAGACGGTAGAGGAATTGTACACGGTAGGGATGCAATTGACGGACGACCAACGTGTGGTGGACCAGGATCGGATCGTCGTCAAGGTGCCCGTCACCTTTTACGGCACGCAAGCGGCCGCCAAATTGATCCGCGCTGGTCGTCGCGTCTGTTTGACGGCGTGCTACGACCCCTCCCAGGTACTCATTGCGGCCAATCTGGGCGCAGATTACCTGGCCCCCTACGTGGGACGCATGGACGACACCGGCCGGAACGGTGCCGCCGAAGTTTCCGCCATGTTGGAAATGGTGGATGGCCTCCAGGCGGATACCCGCATTCTCGTGGCGTCCGTACGTGACGTGCTGGTC
The sequence above is a segment of the Phaeodactylum tricornutum CCAP 1055/1 chromosome 10, whole genome shotgun sequence genome. Coding sequences within it:
- the FSA gene encoding aldolase fructose-6-phosphate-aldolase (Transaldolase-like fructose-6-phosphate aldolases (FSA) found in bacteria and archaea, which are member of the MipB/TalC subfamily of class I aldolases, plastidic), which gives rise to MAISRSRRRSNGLGIVLVWTIFISAVWGWTPPLRGSSRLFLDSADPNVWNEILPTGMFYGITTNPTLLERSNQPCTVANLQRLANLALRPPTPDGFAVEEFMCQAWGETVEELYTVGMQLTDDQRVVDQDRIVVKVPVTFYGTQAAAKLIRAGRRVCLTACYDPSQVLIAANLGADYLAPYVGRMDDTGRNGAAEVSAMLEMVDGLQADTRILVASVRDVLVWKELAAEGCDTFTVAPEVVAQLFREPLTDEAAAVFQAAAWRNAR